From the genome of Hymenobacter cellulosilyticus, one region includes:
- a CDS encoding sterol desaturase family protein → MMLYPASLTAIVAYLVVNVLFGALGHCGVEPFPAAWARHPLLRHLGSSGFHFQHHQDDTHNFGFYTSLWDRLFGTYAAGPDPK, encoded by the coding sequence ATGATGCTGTACCCGGCCAGCCTGACGGCCATTGTGGCCTACCTGGTGGTAAACGTGCTGTTTGGGGCGCTGGGTCACTGCGGCGTGGAGCCGTTTCCGGCCGCCTGGGCCCGCCACCCTCTACTCCGCCACCTGGGCTCCTCCGGCTTCCACTTCCAGCACCACCAGGACGACACCCACAACTTCGGCTTCTACACGTCGCTCTGGGACCGGCTGTTTGGCACGTATGCGGCCGGGCCAGACCCGAAGTAA
- a CDS encoding SBBP repeat-containing protein, with the protein MPRLYPFASLRTTFLFAALALSASLPTQAQSTTAAPAWSGAVALGPTTPVTGRNAFDTAGNTYMVGSFSATHMIGSTTLTSQGGNDIYLAKYAPDGQVLWVRQLGSTGHEYGFGVAVDAAGNVYITGVFTSAIELGNNLSLTSSNGASKAYLVRYSPQGTPKWAQQTLTGGSGSGIGFDATGTVYLAGIFSSRMTLGSYTLTSASGTSTATFLARFDNATGTVQGLVKAFDYGPVVPNASYSYPELAVEPGGAAYLLNNSTQPIVFPDVTITSRGSTDMVVAHYSPQGVYQWHQQLGGPGQDRLLSGTTDAQGNLYLAGYFFGSALFGTTTLGGAGDYDGFLVQYSPQGALQWVQSAGGPSADFFGDVTLDAAGNAFVTGNFSSTARLGTASITSAGNRDILVASYTAAGQVRWAQRAGGPVDDIASAIGLDGTGTLRVFGNYAGTCTFGTTSLVNTTTPRLFLAQLSSSPLAVRTSLAPLPLSLFPNPASNLVQLPSLPAGTPVQLLDALGRVARTTTVSAVAQVSVRGLLPGLYTLRATDAKGQSFAGKVVVE; encoded by the coding sequence ATGCCCCGACTTTACCCCTTCGCCTCCTTGCGCACCACCTTCCTGTTTGCCGCTCTGGCCCTGAGTGCCAGTCTACCCACGCAGGCACAGTCCACTACTGCTGCCCCCGCCTGGTCTGGGGCAGTTGCGCTAGGTCCCACCACCCCCGTCACGGGTAGAAATGCCTTCGACACTGCTGGTAATACCTATATGGTGGGCAGCTTTAGCGCCACGCATATGATAGGCAGCACTACGCTCACCAGCCAGGGCGGCAATGATATCTACCTGGCGAAGTACGCCCCTGATGGACAAGTGCTCTGGGTGCGCCAGCTGGGCTCTACCGGGCACGAATACGGATTTGGCGTGGCCGTCGATGCGGCTGGCAACGTCTACATCACCGGCGTTTTCACCTCCGCCATTGAGCTCGGAAATAACCTGAGCCTGACCAGCAGCAATGGGGCCTCCAAGGCTTACCTGGTGCGCTACTCTCCCCAGGGAACCCCCAAATGGGCCCAGCAGACCCTCACCGGCGGCAGCGGCAGCGGCATCGGCTTCGACGCGACGGGCACGGTGTATCTGGCGGGTATTTTTTCTTCCCGTATGACGCTAGGTTCCTATACCCTTACCTCTGCTTCCGGTACGTCAACCGCCACCTTTCTGGCGCGCTTCGACAACGCGACGGGCACCGTCCAGGGCTTAGTTAAAGCCTTTGACTATGGTCCGGTCGTTCCTAACGCTTCCTACTCCTATCCCGAGCTGGCCGTCGAGCCCGGCGGGGCTGCCTACCTGCTAAATAATAGCACCCAGCCCATCGTGTTTCCGGATGTCACCATAACCAGCCGGGGCAGCACCGACATGGTGGTGGCGCACTACTCGCCCCAGGGTGTGTACCAGTGGCACCAACAGCTGGGCGGGCCCGGTCAGGACCGTCTGCTGTCCGGGACCACCGATGCCCAGGGCAACCTTTACCTGGCCGGCTACTTCTTCGGGTCGGCGCTGTTCGGCACCACCACCTTGGGCGGCGCCGGCGACTACGATGGCTTCCTGGTCCAATATTCGCCCCAGGGGGCGCTCCAGTGGGTGCAAAGCGCCGGGGGACCCAGCGCCGACTTCTTCGGCGACGTAACCCTCGACGCGGCCGGTAATGCCTTCGTCACCGGCAACTTCAGCAGCACGGCCCGGTTGGGAACTGCCAGCATTACCAGCGCCGGCAACCGCGACATCCTGGTCGCCTCCTATACGGCCGCCGGGCAGGTGCGGTGGGCACAGCGGGCCGGCGGCCCCGTCGATGACATAGCCTCGGCCATCGGCCTCGACGGTACCGGCACTCTGCGCGTGTTCGGCAACTATGCTGGGACCTGTACCTTCGGCACGACCTCACTGGTCAACACCACGACGCCCAGGCTGTTTCTGGCCCAGCTGAGCAGCTCCCCTCTGGCCGTCCGGACTTCCCTGGCGCCCCTGCCCCTGAGCTTGTTCCCCAACCCGGCTTCCAACCTGGTGCAGCTGCCTAGCCTGCCCGCCGGCACCCCGGTTCAACTGCTCGACGCCCTGGGCCGCGTCGCCCGCACGACCACCGTATCGGCGGTGGCTCAGGTATCGGTGCGGGGCCTGTTGCCCGGCCTTTACACTCTGCGCGCTACCGATGCCAAAGGTCAGTCGTTTGCCGGCAAAGTGGTGGTGGAGTAG
- a CDS encoding SBBP repeat-containing protein, producing MRISTRSILAGTAGVLFSLAFSKGARAQTTAPPAWTNATATGLGSEVQGGMAVDAAGNTYEAGNFTGSLLIGTTQLISVGNSDGYLAKYAPNGVLLWVRQLGSAGRDRAYEVAVDAAGNAYVSGYFGGSLTLGNGVSLTAPANGTTNNWLFVARYSSEGTAEWAQQASAPETASSIGSSIGVDAQGHVYLAGMFTSSLTVGSLSISAPPYTQRTGTFLARISTTTGAVQALTPTYFYAAGNTQFTFLPRLAVSADGAAYLLNFFNLDIVLPDASRTTIVSRGSTDEIIFKYSPAGTVEWVEQIGGSGKTGPTTQPWMRPATCT from the coding sequence ATGCGCATTTCTACCCGTTCTATTCTGGCCGGCACGGCTGGCGTACTCTTTAGCCTGGCCTTTAGCAAAGGCGCCCGGGCCCAAACCACGGCCCCGCCGGCCTGGACCAATGCCACTGCTACCGGCTTGGGAAGTGAGGTGCAAGGAGGCATGGCTGTGGATGCGGCGGGCAACACCTATGAGGCCGGCAACTTCACTGGCTCTCTGCTTATCGGCACTACCCAGCTCATCAGCGTGGGCAACAGCGACGGGTATCTGGCTAAGTATGCCCCCAATGGGGTATTGCTGTGGGTACGCCAGCTTGGCTCCGCAGGCCGCGACCGGGCGTATGAGGTAGCTGTCGATGCCGCTGGTAATGCGTACGTATCAGGCTATTTCGGAGGCTCCCTTACGCTAGGCAACGGCGTTTCCCTGACCGCGCCAGCCAACGGCACTACTAACAACTGGCTTTTCGTGGCGCGCTACTCCTCCGAGGGCACTGCAGAATGGGCCCAGCAGGCCTCTGCCCCTGAAACGGCCTCCTCCATCGGGTCCAGTATCGGCGTTGACGCTCAGGGTCATGTGTATCTGGCCGGGATGTTTACTTCGTCACTGACCGTTGGCAGCCTTTCCATTAGTGCCCCGCCTTACACCCAGCGAACGGGCACTTTCCTGGCCCGCATTTCCACCACCACCGGGGCGGTGCAGGCCCTGACACCGACGTACTTCTATGCCGCAGGCAACACGCAGTTTACCTTTCTGCCGCGGCTGGCAGTAAGTGCCGATGGGGCAGCCTATCTGCTGAATTTCTTCAACTTGGATATCGTACTACCGGACGCTTCCCGCACGACCATTGTCAGCCGGGGCAGCACCGACGAAATCATCTTCAAGTATAGCCCCGCCGGCACGGTTGAGTGGGTCGAACAAATCGGCGGTTCTGGGAAGACCGGGCCTACGACGCAGCCGTGGATGCGTCCGGCAACCTGTACGTGA
- a CDS encoding META domain-containing protein codes for MGVGRAGRAACHGGRPNALPGAAGRPGPGRGRAGCNKFSGPYTLAEAGRLRLGPLVTTRSICPDQPTEISFLQALNQAQRYRITGSMLRLYAADTLGTPLASLKAVAAE; via the coding sequence CTGGGAGTTGGTAGAGCTGGACGGGCAGCCTGCCACGGCGGCCGCCCAAACGCCCTACCTGGTGCTGCAGGGCGGCCGGGCCCGGGCCGAGGGCGGGCCGGCTGCAACAAGTTTTCGGGCCCCTACACCCTGGCCGAAGCCGGCCGCCTGCGCCTGGGGCCCTTGGTCACGACCCGCAGCATCTGCCCCGACCAACCCACCGAAATCAGCTTTCTACAGGCCCTCAACCAAGCCCAGCGCTACCGCATCACTGGCAGCATGCTGCGCCTCTACGCCGCCGATACCTTAGGTACTCCGCTGGCCAGCCTCAAGGCCGTGGCTGCCGAGTAA
- a CDS encoding T9SS type A sorting domain-containing protein, with protein MLTRPIFSRLLLLLFLISSLSLQAQMTSPNWVSATDIGSNGKALTLGGPVAFDKQGNTYEAGSFNNSKRVGDTVLTSRGDLDIYLAKYSPAGKRLWLRQVGTPFMEYVKDVVLDQAGNAYVTGSFVSSIAVGNNLTLNGAASGEGRSFVIRYSSQGQPEWVQQSTTQARFDGIGIDAADNVYLTGTFLDSVTVGSSTITASPDDFVMFLAQLSATTGAVQWLIPVYHYPPQPYVFYYTYPQLAVAPDGAVYFLNTFYEPPVFPGGPTLTSRGESDVLIARYSARGTLEWVRQYGGPDRDWIEDGAVDAAGNLYVTGFITGAASFGPVASSGAGDADGYLAAYSPQGDVRWVQRAEGIGNGFWSGVCLDPTGNPYVTGGFAGTTKAGAFSLTSAGGLDVGVAAYSAQGAVRWMQRAGGPNDDFGTHLGVDAQGDAYVFARFQGACAFGPFTLTAPVTDDVYQNGLAHLSSTPVVASLPLAFYPNPASDQLHLPGLSAGTPVQLLDALGRVARTITVSAAAQVSVQGLLPGLYTLRATDAKGQSFAGKVVVE; from the coding sequence ATGCTTACTCGCCCCATCTTTTCCCGCTTGCTGTTACTGCTCTTTCTGATCAGTAGCCTGAGCCTTCAGGCCCAAATGACGTCCCCCAATTGGGTCAGCGCCACCGATATTGGCAGCAATGGCAAGGCTCTCACCCTAGGTGGGCCGGTGGCCTTCGATAAGCAGGGCAACACCTACGAAGCGGGCTCTTTTAACAACTCCAAGCGGGTGGGGGACACAGTACTTACCTCTCGGGGTGATTTAGATATCTACCTAGCCAAGTACTCGCCTGCTGGCAAGCGCCTCTGGCTGCGCCAGGTAGGAACCCCATTTATGGAGTATGTCAAGGACGTGGTGCTTGACCAAGCCGGTAACGCTTACGTTACCGGCAGTTTTGTGAGCTCAATAGCCGTAGGTAATAACCTCACGCTTAACGGCGCTGCCTCGGGGGAAGGCCGTTCTTTTGTTATACGCTATTCGTCCCAGGGCCAGCCCGAGTGGGTACAGCAAAGCACCACGCAAGCCCGATTCGATGGCATTGGCATCGATGCAGCAGACAATGTGTACCTAACGGGCACTTTCTTAGACTCGGTCACCGTGGGCTCCTCAACTATCACCGCCTCGCCCGATGACTTCGTTATGTTCCTGGCCCAGCTTTCGGCGACTACCGGGGCAGTGCAATGGCTGATTCCGGTTTACCATTACCCTCCTCAACCATATGTTTTTTACTATACCTATCCGCAACTGGCCGTGGCTCCCGATGGTGCAGTCTATTTTCTAAATACCTTTTATGAGCCACCTGTTTTCCCTGGCGGCCCAACGCTCACCAGTCGCGGCGAGAGTGATGTGCTGATTGCCCGCTATAGTGCCCGGGGCACCTTGGAGTGGGTTCGGCAATACGGAGGCCCCGACCGAGACTGGATAGAGGACGGCGCGGTAGATGCGGCCGGCAATCTGTACGTGACCGGCTTTATCACTGGCGCGGCCTCTTTTGGCCCTGTTGCTTCCTCCGGCGCTGGTGACGCCGATGGCTACCTGGCGGCCTACTCACCCCAGGGCGACGTGCGTTGGGTGCAACGGGCTGAAGGCATCGGCAACGGATTCTGGAGCGGCGTCTGCCTGGACCCGACCGGCAATCCTTACGTAACCGGGGGCTTTGCGGGCACTACCAAAGCAGGCGCCTTTTCACTTACCAGCGCCGGGGGCCTCGATGTGGGCGTGGCCGCTTATTCGGCTCAGGGTGCGGTCCGCTGGATGCAGCGCGCCGGTGGGCCAAACGACGACTTTGGCACCCACCTAGGCGTCGATGCCCAGGGCGACGCGTATGTATTTGCCCGCTTTCAGGGTGCCTGTGCTTTTGGTCCCTTTACTCTTACGGCGCCGGTGACTGATGATGTTTACCAAAACGGCTTGGCTCACCTGAGTTCTACCCCAGTAGTTGCCTCCCTTCCCCTGGCCTTCTACCCCAACCCTGCTTCTGACCAGCTTCACCTGCCGGGTCTGTCCGCGGGCACCCCTGTACAGCTCCTGGACGCCCTGGGCCGCGTGGCCCGCACTATTACCGTGTCGGCGGCGGCTCAAGTCTCGGTACAGGGCCTGCTGCCCGGCCTCTACACCCTGCGCGCCACCGATGCCAAAGGCCAGTCGTTTGCCGGCAAAGTGGTAGTGGAGTAA
- a CDS encoding endonuclease domain-containing protein, translated as METNDSYLPQDKIFTADKRQYGRLDLKGRARSMRHAPTPAEEVLWQRLRGNQLGVKFRRQHSIDQFIADFVCLPHKLIVELDGPGHREPDQAEYDQGRSQVLVALGYCILRFPNDEALYETEAVLQTIKAAL; from the coding sequence ATGGAAACGAACGATTCTTATTTACCACAGGATAAAATCTTCACGGCCGATAAGCGGCAGTACGGCAGGCTGGATTTGAAAGGGCGGGCCCGAAGCATGCGGCACGCACCGACGCCGGCGGAGGAAGTGCTTTGGCAACGGCTGCGCGGCAATCAGCTGGGGGTGAAGTTCCGTCGCCAGCACAGTATCGACCAATTCATTGCCGATTTCGTCTGTTTGCCGCACAAGCTGATTGTGGAGCTGGATGGCCCCGGCCACCGGGAGCCCGATCAGGCCGAGTACGACCAAGGCCGCTCCCAGGTGCTAGTGGCGCTAGGATACTGCATCCTGCGCTTCCCCAACGACGAGGCGCTGTACGAAACCGAAGCCGTCCTCCAAACCATTAAAGCGGCCCTGTAA
- a CDS encoding VOC family protein has translation MITNIFVNLPVKDLDASVAFFTQLGFRFDPQMTDERGTCMVVSDTIYVMLLVEPFFQTFTGKPLVNARQANEVILCLAADSRAEVDRLADAALAAGGQPVPQQPQNEMEFMYDRNFQDLDGHLWNVMYMDPTFAQQPATAEAAGQ, from the coding sequence ATGATAACTAATATTTTTGTCAACCTGCCCGTTAAGGACCTGGATGCTTCGGTGGCTTTCTTCACCCAGCTGGGGTTTCGCTTCGATCCGCAGATGACCGACGAACGGGGCACCTGCATGGTCGTCAGCGACACGATCTATGTGATGCTGCTGGTGGAGCCGTTTTTCCAGACGTTCACGGGCAAGCCGCTGGTCAATGCCCGGCAGGCCAACGAAGTCATTCTTTGTCTGGCGGCCGACAGCCGGGCCGAGGTCGACCGCCTCGCCGACGCCGCCCTGGCTGCCGGGGGGCAACCGGTGCCGCAGCAGCCGCAAAACGAAATGGAATTCATGTACGACCGCAACTTCCAGGACCTCGACGGCCACCTCTGGAATGTGATGTACATGGACCCCACCTTCGCCCAGCAGCCGGCTACTGCCGAAGCCGCCGGACAGTAA
- a CDS encoding T9SS type A sorting domain-containing protein, with translation MSSSFLHSSVPFLLRAAALFLLGLLSAPTARAQTMPTWQQAVPVAQASGGSTVVMATTTDAAGNVYLTGIFYGTVTLGSQTLVSNGQADIFVAKWSSATSSYVWATGGGGSRIDVATGVAVNGNSVYVTGSFIGSISFGGTTLTNSATTIDSDVFVAKLTDAGTTASWTWAQQAGGTLDDYAGAVVVNGPNIYLSGTSRRQATFGGISINNPAANVFVAKMVDAGPTAAFTWVKSSGGSGLERAPALAMSGSSLYVAGVFYDTTIFGTTTLTNASPGNPDLFVAKLTDAGTSASFEWARSAGGPEYDEALALAVNGANVYVSGYFHSSSISFGATTLANANTNPGFFTPDVFVAKLTDAGTTASWTWAQQAGGPNIDEARALAVSGNQVYVTGSFNSASANFGATTLANIAADGTSDIFVARLTDAGSTGSITWAQQAGGTNGDVGRALTVRGTTVYVAGEAGGASRFGSQTLPSPASTYGGFWASFSDLTITSTHRPAPLALAFSPNPASNLVQLPGLPAGTPVQFLDALGRIARATTISAATQVSVRGLAPGLYTLRATDVKGQQFAGKVVVE, from the coding sequence ATGTCTTCATCTTTTCTCCACTCATCCGTTCCATTCCTGCTGCGGGCCGCGGCTTTATTCCTGCTGGGTCTGCTGAGCGCCCCGACGGCCCGTGCCCAGACAATGCCCACCTGGCAGCAGGCTGTGCCCGTAGCCCAGGCCAGCGGCGGCTCCACCGTCGTAATGGCCACCACCACTGATGCCGCGGGCAACGTCTACCTGACCGGCATTTTCTACGGAACGGTGACCCTGGGCAGCCAGACCCTCGTCAGCAACGGCCAGGCCGACATATTTGTGGCCAAGTGGAGCAGCGCTACCAGCAGCTATGTCTGGGCCACAGGAGGCGGGGGTAGCCGCATCGACGTTGCCACGGGCGTGGCCGTGAACGGAAACAGTGTGTACGTCACCGGCTCGTTTATCGGGTCCATCAGTTTTGGGGGTACCACGCTCACCAACTCTGCCACCACCATCGACTCCGATGTCTTCGTAGCCAAGCTCACCGACGCCGGCACCACTGCTTCCTGGACCTGGGCCCAGCAGGCGGGCGGCACCCTGGATGACTATGCGGGGGCCGTCGTCGTCAATGGCCCCAACATCTACCTCTCAGGCACCAGCCGGCGCCAGGCCACCTTTGGCGGCATCAGCATCAATAACCCCGCCGCCAATGTCTTTGTGGCCAAGATGGTAGATGCGGGCCCCACTGCTGCTTTCACTTGGGTGAAAAGCAGCGGCGGATCCGGCCTGGAAAGAGCCCCCGCCCTGGCTATGAGCGGCAGCAGCCTGTACGTAGCCGGCGTGTTCTACGACACCACCATCTTCGGCACCACCACCCTCACCAACGCCTCGCCCGGTAACCCCGACCTGTTTGTGGCCAAGCTTACTGATGCCGGCACTTCAGCCAGCTTTGAATGGGCCCGGAGTGCCGGCGGCCCCGAGTACGACGAGGCCCTGGCCCTGGCCGTCAATGGCGCCAACGTGTACGTGAGCGGGTATTTCCACAGCTCCAGCATCAGTTTTGGCGCTACCACCCTTGCCAACGCGAATACCAATCCCGGCTTCTTCACCCCCGATGTCTTCGTAGCCAAGCTTACCGACGCCGGCACCACCGCTTCCTGGACCTGGGCCCAGCAGGCGGGCGGCCCCAACATCGACGAAGCCCGGGCTCTGGCCGTGAGCGGCAACCAGGTATACGTTACCGGCAGCTTCAACAGCGCCAGCGCCAACTTCGGTGCCACCACCCTCGCCAACATCGCCGCCGACGGTACTTCCGACATATTTGTGGCCCGCCTCACCGATGCCGGCTCTACGGGCAGCATCACCTGGGCTCAGCAAGCCGGCGGCACCAACGGCGACGTGGGCCGGGCCCTGACCGTGCGTGGCACTACCGTGTATGTGGCCGGGGAAGCCGGCGGCGCTTCCCGCTTCGGCAGCCAAACCCTGCCCAGCCCAGCCAGCACCTACGGCGGCTTCTGGGCTTCCTTCTCCGACCTCACCATTACCTCGACTCACCGCCCTGCCCCGCTGGCCCTGGCCTTCTCCCCCAACCCGGCTTCCAACCTGGTGCAGTTGCCAGGACTGCCCGCGGGCACCCCGGTGCAGTTCCTGGACGCGTTGGGTCGCATAGCCCGCGCTACTACCATATCGGCTGCCACTCAGGTATCGGTGCGGGGGCTCGCACCCGGCCTTTACACCCTGCGCGCTACCGATGTCAAAGGCCAGCAATTCGCGGGTAAAGTGGTAGTGGAGTAA
- a CDS encoding T9SS type A sorting domain-containing protein translates to MDASGNLYVTGYLDGSARFGTTTITGVGSWDGFLAKYSPQGNLQWVQPSGGTSFDAWNSVSLDAAGNPYVTGYFAGTARFGSSTLTSAGNGDLVVAAYSSSGQVRWLQQAGGPNLDSGRLIGLDKQGNVYVKGAFSGSITLAPFSLSTTSNTYETFLARLAATPLSAQAARPLALGLYPNPATDQLQVPTLPAGTRVQLLDALGRVARETTVSAAALVSVRGLQPGLYTLRATDAKGQQFTGKVVVE, encoded by the coding sequence GTGGATGCGTCCGGCAACCTGTACGTGACGGGCTACCTGGACGGATCGGCCAGGTTTGGGACTACTACGATAACCGGGGTGGGTTCCTGGGATGGTTTTTTGGCCAAGTACTCCCCTCAAGGCAATCTGCAGTGGGTTCAGCCCAGCGGGGGAACCAGCTTCGATGCCTGGAACAGTGTGAGCCTTGATGCAGCCGGCAATCCTTATGTGACGGGCTACTTCGCTGGCACTGCTCGGTTTGGCTCCTCCACCCTGACTAGTGCGGGCAATGGCGACCTTGTGGTAGCCGCGTATTCTTCTAGTGGGCAGGTGCGCTGGCTACAACAAGCCGGCGGCCCGAACTTGGATTCGGGCCGGCTTATTGGTTTGGATAAGCAGGGCAACGTATACGTGAAGGGGGCCTTTTCCGGCTCTATTACCCTGGCCCCCTTTTCCCTCTCGACTACCTCGAACACCTATGAAACCTTCCTGGCCCGCCTGGCCGCTACGCCGCTTTCTGCCCAGGCGGCCCGTCCCCTGGCTTTGGGCCTTTACCCCAACCCGGCTACCGACCAGCTGCAGGTGCCCACGCTGCCCGCCGGCACCCGCGTGCAGCTTCTCGATGCCCTGGGCCGAGTGGCCCGCGAAACGACCGTCTCGGCTGCAGCTCTGGTGTCGGTGCGGGGCCTGCAACCCGGCCTCTACACCCTGCGCGCCACCGATGCTAAAGGCCAGCAGTTCACGGGCAAAGTGGTGGTGGAGTAA
- a CDS encoding SBBP repeat-containing protein, with the protein MPLFTPFIRQSLSLLACFCVTGSAAFAQTTPPAWLSARAVGVGSAFQGGAAVDAAGNTYEAGTFSGTTTVAGTTLTSQGDYDGYLAKYTPTGTLAWVRQIGSAGRDNAFDVAVDAAGNAYVTGGFTSSITLSNNLSLTSTTTAGKRLFVVRYSPQGTPEWAQQSTPANASLLDGSGIATDAAGDVYVTGTVSGGITIGTTSVNLSNPEGGAFLARLSGATGALQSLTEAFRYTNNPSASGALYGPRIAVGPAGETFLMTTFFQSPVLGGTTFTTRADGMCW; encoded by the coding sequence ATGCCACTTTTTACCCCCTTCATTCGCCAGTCCCTGAGTTTGCTGGCTTGTTTTTGTGTTACCGGCAGTGCTGCTTTCGCCCAAACCACTCCCCCCGCCTGGCTTAGCGCCCGCGCCGTGGGCGTAGGCTCGGCCTTTCAGGGCGGGGCGGCCGTAGACGCGGCCGGCAATACCTATGAGGCCGGCACCTTCTCGGGTACCACAACCGTAGCCGGCACAACCCTTACCAGTCAGGGCGACTATGACGGTTACCTGGCCAAGTACACGCCCACCGGAACGCTGGCCTGGGTGCGGCAGATTGGATCAGCCGGGCGCGACAACGCCTTCGATGTGGCCGTGGATGCGGCCGGCAATGCCTACGTAACGGGCGGCTTTACCAGCAGCATCACCCTGAGCAACAACCTAAGCCTGACCAGTACAACCACGGCCGGCAAACGCCTGTTCGTGGTTCGCTACTCGCCCCAGGGAACTCCCGAGTGGGCTCAGCAAAGCACCCCCGCCAACGCTTCCCTGCTCGATGGCAGCGGCATTGCGACGGATGCGGCCGGCGACGTATACGTGACCGGCACCGTGAGCGGGGGCATTACCATCGGCACCACCAGCGTCAACCTCTCCAACCCGGAGGGAGGTGCTTTCCTGGCCCGGCTCAGCGGGGCTACCGGCGCCCTGCAGTCCCTGACCGAGGCCTTTCGCTACACCAATAACCCCAGTGCGTCGGGAGCCTTATATGGACCGCGCATCGCCGTCGGCCCCGCCGGTGAAACTTTCCTGATGACTACGTTTTTCCAGAGCCCCGTGCTGGGCGGCACCACCTTCACCACCCGGGCGGACGGGATGTGCTGGTAG
- a CDS encoding sterol desaturase family protein, translating to MSLLDFCKSLSWQAALPLFLVENLLVLLLAVGFGYLLQAGFGRGRALGALYQPVSAQEIRFAAYTLLLNTGITFLGFLLWRHGYIRIREDVSWRVLLDFVVLFLGMDLLMYVFHYFIHHSVLYRWVHGLHHHYTAPQPIDLFVLHPLETLGFGGCGCC from the coding sequence ATGTCCTTGCTTGATTTCTGTAAAAGCCTGAGCTGGCAGGCGGCCCTGCCGCTTTTCCTGGTCGAAAACCTGCTGGTGCTGCTGCTGGCCGTGGGCTTTGGCTACCTGCTCCAGGCGGGGTTTGGCCGGGGCCGGGCCCTGGGCGCTTTGTACCAGCCGGTCAGCGCCCAGGAAATCCGGTTTGCCGCCTACACTCTGCTGCTGAACACCGGCATTACCTTCCTGGGCTTTCTGCTCTGGCGGCACGGCTATATCCGGATTCGGGAAGACGTTTCCTGGCGCGTGCTGCTCGATTTTGTGGTGCTCTTCCTCGGCATGGACCTGCTGATGTACGTGTTCCACTACTTCATTCACCACTCGGTGCTCTACCGCTGGGTGCACGGCCTGCACCACCACTACACCGCGCCCCAGCCCATCGACCTGTTTGTGCTCCACCCCCTCGAAACCCTGGGCTTCGGGGGCTGTGGCTGCTGCTGA
- a CDS encoding T9SS type A sorting domain-containing protein: protein MLVAKYDRQGLLLWARQAGGTSDELGSDLAVDAAGNLYLSALFTGTTRFGTTTASSAGGMDGVVAKYSPQGAVEWVRSGGGSGADALGDVALDAAGNVYVLGYFSTTATFTTATLTSTGGYDLVVASYTPQGQVRWVQQAGGPADESGIYLGLSASGDVFVFASSAGTASFGPVAVATASGGEGIIARLSSSVLSAQPARFQMLSFSPNPATTTLSLPSLPAGTPVQLLDALGRVVRQTTVSAAAQVSVRGLAPGLYTLHATDARGQQYSGRVAVE from the coding sequence GTGCTGGTAGCTAAATACGACCGGCAGGGCCTGCTGCTCTGGGCCCGGCAGGCGGGCGGCACGAGCGATGAATTAGGCAGCGACTTAGCCGTGGATGCCGCGGGCAACCTCTACCTGAGCGCCCTATTTACGGGTACTACCCGGTTTGGTACCACCACGGCGTCCAGCGCCGGCGGCATGGATGGAGTTGTAGCTAAGTACTCACCCCAGGGCGCGGTAGAGTGGGTTCGCTCCGGTGGGGGCAGCGGCGCCGATGCCTTAGGGGACGTGGCCCTGGATGCGGCCGGCAATGTCTACGTACTAGGCTACTTCAGCACCACCGCTACGTTTACGACGGCCACTCTCACCAGCACTGGCGGGTACGACCTGGTGGTGGCTAGCTACACGCCCCAGGGCCAGGTGCGCTGGGTGCAGCAGGCTGGTGGGCCCGCCGATGAAAGCGGCATTTACCTGGGCCTCAGTGCCAGCGGCGACGTGTTCGTCTTCGCCTCCTCCGCCGGCACGGCTTCCTTCGGCCCTGTTGCCGTGGCTACGGCCTCCGGTGGCGAAGGAATCATTGCCCGCCTGAGCAGCTCGGTCCTGAGCGCGCAGCCCGCTCGTTTTCAAATGCTGAGCTTTTCCCCTAACCCGGCTACTACTACCCTGTCCTTACCTTCCTTGCCCGCCGGCACTCCGGTGCAGCTCCTCGATGCCCTGGGCCGCGTAGTGCGTCAAACTACTGTATCCGCTGCGGCCCAGGTGTCGGTGCGGGGCCTTGCGCCCGGTCTTTACACCTTGCACGCTACCGATGCCCGAGGCCAGCAGTATAGTGGCCGCGTAGCCGTAGAATAG